A region of Montipora foliosa isolate CH-2021 unplaced genomic scaffold, ASM3666993v2 scaffold_159, whole genome shotgun sequence DNA encodes the following proteins:
- the LOC137986244 gene encoding uncharacterized protein produces LGLNGINRQFTLTTLSNTEEQSGLEVGLKVSSIDGAKDLCLPRVWSVERIPVSEKSIPVPDDLKRWPHLQDLSFPQIDDQTVILLIGGDCPRAFWVLHERKGASDEPYAVKFPLGWTLLGPVGPTSPHEEFHVNFVRFLNDDELLQSQVKMFWLTDFGESLAASEVCMSLEDKRALKIMNETVTKTDGHYQVRLPWRNRPPSIPNNRSFAESRLCSLKRRLVKDEELHRKYNTTMDENLSKGHAVKIPPRELSVEGKIVWYLPHHPVVHTMARKPDKVRVVFDCAAKYMGTSLNDQLMQGPDLNNNLIGVLMRFRQEKSAIIADIESMFHQARVDPRDLDALRFLWWPSEELHSSPAEYKMAVHVFGATSSPSCACFCLLRTAEDNKDTFPSEISVRTPHDARLLVKMLTELLSRGGFSLTKWMSNDREVLASIPPSRRAKSVVNLDFDEMLTEHALGVEWRVRTDEFCFKVIAKERPPTRRGILSVASSVVSEVDSAGVMQEEDCWGEKVESQALSDWKDWLAALC; encoded by the exons CTTGGTTTGAATGGGATAAACCGGCAGTTTACTCTTACTACCCTTAGTAACACTGAAGAACAAAGTGGGTTGGAGGTTGGTCTGAAGGTCAGCAGCATAGATGGTGCAAAGGATCTCTGCCTGCCTAGAGTGTGGTCTGTTGAAAGAATTCCCGTGTCAGAGAAGAGCATTCCAGTACCTGATGATTTAAAGCGATGGCCCCATCTCCAAGATTTGAGTTTTCCCCAGATTGATGATCAGACAGTAATACTTTTGATTGGCGGAGATTGTCCCAGGGCATTTTGGGTGTTACACGAGAGAAAAGGGGCAAGCGATGAACCGTATGCAGTCAAGTTCCCGTTAGGATGGACCCTATTGGGCCCAGTTGGTCCCACGAGTCCTCACGAAGAATTTCACGTGAACTTTGTGCGTTTCCTGAATGACGATGAGTTGCTTCAGTCGCAAGTGAAGATGTTCTGGTTGACTGACTTCGGTGAAAGTTTAGCTGCATCTGAGGTGTGCATGTCATTAGAAGACAAACGAGCCTTGAAGATTATGAATGAGACGGTTACAAAAACAGATGGTCATTATCAGGTCAGGTTGCCTTGGAGAAATCGACCGCCTTCGATCCCGAACAACCGTAGTTTCGCTGAGTCGAGGCTATGTTCGCTGAAGAGACGACTTGTAAAGGATGAAGAACTTCATAGGAAGTACAACACTACTATGGACGAAAATTTGTCTAAGGGTCACGCAGTAAAGATTCCTCCACGAGAGCTGTCTGTTGAAGGAAAGATCGTCTGGTACCTTCCTCATCATCCAGTTGTCCACACCATGGCCAGGAAACCGGACAAGGTTCGTGTAGTTTTTGATTGTGCCGCCAAATACATGGGTACCTCATTGAATGACCAGTTGATGCAAGGACCTGACCTGAACAATAACCTGATCGGTGTTTTGATGCGATTCCGACAGGAGAAGTCCGCTATAATCGCTGACATAGAGTCCATGTTTCATCAGGCCAGAGTTGATCCACGTGACCTTGACGCTTTGCGTTTCCTCTGGTGGCCGAGTGAAGAACTGCACAGCTCCCCAGCAGAATATAAGATGGCGGTCCACGTTTTTGGAGCTACATCGTCCCCAAGTTGTGCCtgtttttgtctgttgagaACAGCAGAAGACAACAAGGATACCTTTCCCAGCGAGATC TCTGTCAGAACGCCTCACGATGCACGGCTACTTGTGAAAATGTTGACTGAGCTGTTATCACGGGGTGGATTCAGCTTAACGAAATGGATGAGCAATGACAGAGAAGTCTTGGCAAGCATCCCTCCGAGTCGACGAGCGAAATCCGTTGTTAACTTGGACTTTGACGAGATGCTCACGGAGCATGCTCTAGGAGTAGAGTGGAGAGTTCGGACCGATGAGTTCTGTTTTAAAGTCATTGCCAAGGAAAGACCACCAACCCGAAGAGGTATATTGTCAGTCGCAAGCTCGGTTGTCAGCGAAGTTGATTCTGCAGGGGTTATGCAGGAAGAAGATTGCTGGGGTGAAAAGGTAGAAAGTCAAGCTCTGAGTGACTGGAAAGATTGGCTAGCTGCTCTTTGCTAA
- the LOC137986245 gene encoding uncharacterized protein, protein MGGVWERIIQSVKRILKALLPEQLVNDESLLTLMAETESVINSRPLTPNPDDPIGAEPLTPSHLLLLRSNQSIPPGVFSEQDQYCQRRWRQIQYLANIFWKRWLREYLITLQQRHKWNYFSRNLKMGDFLLLTEENTHWGQWPLGRVTRVHKAKDDHVPSVEIKTKTGSLIRPITKLCFLENFPMSA, encoded by the coding sequence ATGGGAGGTGTTTGGGAAAGAATCATTCAATCAGTGAAGAGAATCCTCAAGGCCCTTCTTCCAGAGCAACTTGTCAACGATGAGTCACTGCTGACCCTTATGGCTGAGACTGAATCAGTCATAAATTCTCGCCCTCTAACGCCAAACCCAGACGACCCAATAGGTGCTGAGCCTCTCACTCCAAGTCATTTGTTATTACTGAGGTCAAACCAATCAATTCCCCCTGGAGTTTTCTCGGAACAAGATCAGTACTGTCAGCGACGTTGGCGGCAAATTCAGTACCTAGCTAACATTTTCTGGAAACGTTGGCTCCGAGAATATCTGATCACGTTGCAGCAACGCCACAAGTGGAACTACTTTAGCCGAAACCTTAAGATGGGCGACTTCCTTTTGCTCACTGAGGAGAACACCCATTGGGGTCAATGGCCCTTAGGTCGGGTTACCAGAGTCCACAAGGCTAAAGATGATCACGTGCCTTCAGTGGAGATTAAAACGAAAACCGGTTCCCTGATCAGGCCCATTACAAAGCTGTGTTTCTTGGAGAACTTTCCCATGTCTGCATAA